In Zingiber officinale cultivar Zhangliang chromosome 1A, Zo_v1.1, whole genome shotgun sequence, a genomic segment contains:
- the LOC121996505 gene encoding uncharacterized protein LOC121996505: protein MKGCIRQIEHLNPSGASEQDILTRAKMLFAEDPKYTKGFKFDHVWNILKNIEKFGTDTMNTAFMKSRQQNANDGSFEQQFFEEAFHTPSSPGVSAFDFNITDSDSGVSSNKRPPGVKKSKNEEKER from the exons ATGAAAGGTTGCATTCGACAAATCGAACATTTGAATCCTAGTGGAGCATCGGAACAAGATATT TTAACTCGTGCCAAAATGTTATTTGCAGAAGACCCAAAATACACAAAGGGTTTCAAATTTGACCATGTCTGGAATATTCTCAAAAACATTGAAAAATTTGGCACTGACACTATGAATACTGCATTCATGAAATCGCGACAACAAAATGCTAATGATGGTTCATTTGAGCAACAATTCTTCGAGGAAGCATTTCATACACCTTCATCTCCTGGTGTGTCTGCTTTTGATTTTAATATCACTGATTCAGATAGCGGTGTTAGTTCTAATAAACGACCTCCAGGGGTGAAAAAAagcaaaaatgaagaaaaagaacgATGA
- the LOC122018812 gene encoding protein transport protein Sec61 subunit beta-like, with amino-acid sequence MVANAGGPPRGSAAAAASLRRRRTAGGGGAAAGGGASTMLQFYTDDAAGARMSPNTVLFMSIGFIAVVALLHVFGKLYIRH; translated from the coding sequence ATGGTGGCTAATGCTGGAGGTCCACCCAGAGGAAGTGCAGCAGCTGCTGCGAGCTTGCGTAGGCGGAGAACGGCAGGTGGTGGTGGTGCAGCTGCCGGCGGAGGTGCCAGTACGATGCTCCAGTTCTACACTGATGATGCTGCTGGTGCTAGGATGTCTCCCAACACTGTTCTCTTCATGAGCATTGGATTTATTGCTGTTGTCGCCCTTCTTCATGTTTTCGGTAAACTCTACATTCGTCATTAG
- the LOC122018803 gene encoding peroxidase P7-like: MSCQGTWGCFVALFCCAAIDGQLSATFYGTTCPNLQSIVRSGMSQAVNRERRVGASMLRLFFHDCFVNGCDASVLLDDTPTITGEKNARPNANSLHGFEVVDTIKSAVEAACPTTVSCADILSLAARDSVVLLGGPTWTVTLGRRDATTASQSAANANLPSTTSSLSQLIATFAGKGLSARDMTALSGAHTVGLAYCANYRAHIYNDSNIDPGFASLRRQNCPLTPGDGDGAAAPLDAQTPMAFDNAYFRDLMAQRSLLHTDQELFNGGSQDALVQQYSANAAAFFTDFAAAMERMGNISPLTGSQGEIRINCRRVNGYD; encoded by the exons ATGAGTTGTCAAGGCACATGGGG CTGTTTTGTTGCTCTGTTTTGCTGCGCTGCCATCGACGGCCAGCTTTCTGCAACGTTCTACGGCACTACGTGCCCGAACCTGCAGAGCATTGTGAGGTCGGGAATGAGCCAAGCGGTGAACAGAGAGCGAAGAGTTGGCGCTTCCATGCTCAGGCTTTTCTTCCATGATTGCTTCGTCAAC GGATGTGACGCGTCGGTTCTCCTGGATGACACGCCGACCATCACCGGAGAGAAGAACGCCCGCCCAAATGCCAACTCCCTTCACGGCTTCGAAGTCGTCGACACCATCAAATCCGCCGTCGAAGCTGCCTGCCCGACCACTGTCTCATGCGCCGACATACTCTCGCTAGCTGCCCGGGACAGCGTTGTTCTG CTTGGTGGCCCGACATGGACCGTAACACTGGGTCGCCGGGACGCCACCACCGCCAGCCAGAGCGCGGCCAATGCCAACCTCCCTAGCACGACATCCAGCCTTTCTCAGCTCATCGCCACCTTTGCCGGCAAGGGTTTGAGCGCGCGCGACATGACCGCGCTCTCAGGTGCACACACCGTCGGCCTAGCCTACTGTGCCAACTACCGCGCCCACATCTACAACGACTCCAACATCGACCCCGGCTTCGCATCCCTGCGTCGACAGAACTGCCCGCTGACACCGGGCGACGGCGACGGGGCTGCAGCCCCGCTGGACGCCCAGACTCCAATGGCATTTGACAACGCCTATTTCCGGGATTTGATGGCGCAGCGGAGCCTGCTGCACACGGACCAGGAGCTCTTCAATGGCGGGTCGCAGGATGCATTGGTGCAGCAATACAGCGCCAACGCAGCGGCATTCTTCACCGACTTTGCGGCAGCCATGGAGAGGATGGGAAACATCAGCCCGTTGACCGGATCGCAGGGCGAGATCAGGATAAATTGCAGGAGGGTCAACGGGTATGATTAA